In Deltaproteobacteria bacterium, the genomic stretch GGGGTGATCGGCATGGGCACACTGGTTGCCCTGGCCAGGACGCTGCGCGACCTCAAGAAAAGGGGTGAAGGCCACTGAGATTCGCCAGGCAGCAGCGTTAGAAAAAGGGAAAAGTCGACAAGGCCTGGTCCCGCGCGGGAGAGCTGCTTTTTCCGCCCTCATAAAGCGGCGCCACAGGTGCCAGCCTTGGCAATCTTTCCAAGAGATCCCACCGAATGACCACAGACATGCGTGATTTCTGAGACTCGTGGGAATCATGCCAACGGGCCGCGGTGCTTCAGCTAGTTGTCATGATTGGGGGGAGAGTGCCCTTCCATTTCGAAGAGCTCTTGCTGGTGAGTTTTCCCGGGAGAGCGGTTGAAATGGAGATAGGCAAGCCTGGTAGCAACGCGTCCCCGTGGAGTGCGCTTGAGGTAGCCCTCCTGCAGTAAATACGGCTCGTAGACATCCTCCAGAGTGTCTTTTTCCTCTCCCACTGCAGCGCAGAGAGTGTCGATGCCAACCGGCCCGCCATCGAATTTGTCGATGAGCGTCAGAAGGATTTTTCTGTCCATCTTGTCGAAACCTTTGCCATCAACACCGAGCATTTCCAGGGCGGCATCCGTGACCTCTCGAGTAATGATCCCGTCTGCCCGCACCTCGGCGTAGTCGCGCACCCGGCGCAACAACCGGTTGGCGATTCTGGGAGTGCCGCGGGAGCGCCTGGCAATCTCCCAGGCGCCGCCACGGTCCACTGATATTCCGAGAAGGTTGGCTGAGCGGTGGACGATCCTGGCAAGTTCTTCTGGCTGATAGAAATCCACCCGCAGCGCCACCCCAAATCGATCTCGCAGCGGTGGGGTCAGCAGACCGGCCCTGGTGGTGGCTCCAACCAGGGTAAAGTGAGGCAAGTCCAGCTTGACTGTTCTGGCGCTGGGGCCCTGGCCAATGATGAGATCGAGCTGAAAATCTTCCATGGCTGGATAGAGAATTTCTTCCACCACAGTGTTGAGTCGATGAATTTCGTCGATGAAAAGGACATCGCGGTTGTCCAGGTTGGTGAGGATGGCAGCGAGGTCGCCGGGCCTTTCAACTACAGGACCAGAAGTGGTGCGAATATTGACGTTCAGTTCCTGGGCAATGATGTAGGCAAGGGAGGTCTTGCCCAGGCCGGGAAAGCCGTGAAGCAGCACATGGTCCAGAGCTTCATGGCGGGCCCTGGCAGCTTCTATGAACACCCGCAGATTATCCTTCACCCGCTGCTGGCCAATATAGTCATCGAGACTCCGGGGACGGAGGGTTGCCTCGAGGCGTCCTTCTTCTGTCTTTTCCATGCCGCTCAGTAAACGTTCTTCCATGGAGTCCGTCCTCTGGGTCTCTCCGAAGCTCAGGCAAGGGCCCGGAGTGCTTCTTTCAACAAACTCTGCAGATTGACCGGCTGCTCTATTTTTGGCCAGACGCTGTTCAGGGCTTTCTTGG encodes the following:
- the ruvB gene encoding Holliday junction branch migration DNA helicase RuvB; its protein translation is MEERLLSGMEKTEEGRLEATLRPRSLDDYIGQQRVKDNLRVFIEAARARHEALDHVLLHGFPGLGKTSLAYIIAQELNVNIRTTSGPVVERPGDLAAILTNLDNRDVLFIDEIHRLNTVVEEILYPAMEDFQLDLIIGQGPSARTVKLDLPHFTLVGATTRAGLLTPPLRDRFGVALRVDFYQPEELARIVHRSANLLGISVDRGGAWEIARRSRGTPRIANRLLRRVRDYAEVRADGIITREVTDAALEMLGVDGKGFDKMDRKILLTLIDKFDGGPVGIDTLCAAVGEEKDTLEDVYEPYLLQEGYLKRTPRGRVATRLAYLHFNRSPGKTHQQELFEMEGHSPPNHDN